TATTACATGGTTACAGTCATAGTTACTGCTTTAAATACTCTGGTAGTGCAGTAACTTTACTAGCAATTGAAAACTAATATTGTATTTGATTACAATTGCAGTTACTGATTAAAATAGTAGTGGAGTTACTTTACTAGTGACTAAAAATAGTAAATGATTACAGTTATAGTTACTATTTACAGTTAATTGCAGAAGTCATTCATTTACTTTACTATAACTTAAAAATAAGCACATGATAATTGCTTGTTGTAAGTGTTATTACTATTTTAAAGAGCAATGGAATTACTTTATAAGTGATATTCATAGTTGCGAGTTAGTTAATTACCGTAGAAGTTGAGTTACTTGACTAGAAACTAAACCTCACTATTTGACTGGAGCTTCGTTTATTAGTTACTGCCTAAAATAGTTAAGGAGTTGCTtaataaatgctgaaaataaatgcaactTATGACAATTCGAGATTGTTCTCGTATCAAGAGTGCGTTGGCTCTCGTGCAGCAGGGCCTGTTGTAGCTGATCTCCTTTCTCACCCCACAGACTCACCCGTACCGACGGTACAGCGTCAGGTGTGTGAAAGCCGGGCAGCGAGATGGATCGAGGAGGACAGCAGTCATTCTGTGAATCGTGCTGCTCACACCACTCGCTTGCAGGGAGCGCTTTCTGAGCCATCCAAAGCTCGAGCAAGACCGTGCAGCAAAGGCAgacacctttttctttttcttttttttgctttacctGGGTTTCTCTTTGGTCTGTGGATAAAGTGATCACCTGGATTGGGGGGAGGGGCCACGTCCTGCCCCTGTCTGGCTAGTAAAGGGTCGTACTCCTTCCCGTCGTAGTTGGCGTCGAAGAACTTTTTGAACCACTGAACGAATTCAAAGTTGTCCTGGAATTTCCCTTTTACAAGCTTTTCTACAGGAATTATCTGCAATCAGGAGACATGCCACAAATATTACTGGATGATCTGAAGCTAGTTAGTGAAATATTGAgtcatgtgattaaaaaaaaaaagtggttctAACTTTGTCAACACTCATCCTCTTAAAAGCCGCCTGAAGAACTTTGAAGTTGTGTATAAACTCGTGCTCCAGCTTGGCTTGAAATTTGACCTTCTTCAGAAGAATACACCCTGGAAACAACATGTCCATGAACTGGCAATAAGCAGCccctggaaacacaaacacaaacgcaCAACAACGTTTTGGTTTTCAAGCAGGTTTTTACCGAGGATCGCCCCACTGAATACACCCTCAGGCCTCACCTGAACAGAGCTGCTCGATCTTGGTGTAGGTGAGATGCAGGGAGTCGTTGACCCACGCCAGCATGTCATGTCGGCTGAGGTTGTCAATGGACACGGACGTGGCGTACACATTCACTGCCATCCCCGACCTGTGGCACATAAACGCAGTTTGAAGGGATTTAGTTAAAAGGCCAGAGTTCAACAGGATTCACTAAAGCCTGTTTCAAATCAACTGGCCATTGTATTTATCAACACCATCAAGACCAAAAAACAGCTTCTTATCTTGTATTGATGCAATCATTTCAAAGTGATCATCAATAATTTAGTTGTTGGTCTGTCAACAAATGGAATTTAATGAGATTTTGGTTGGTCAACAATATATTTGATCAATACTGAGAAAGTAAGAATTTGAAAAACTATCGATAAAATCTGTGAAAtccaaaagaaacacacaacaaaaactgCGAGAGGAAAGCAGTGGTGTCACATGTGCACAATTCaagagcaaacaaaacaaagtgcagACAAACGTTTCTAAAGCAAACAGTCAAAGTGTAAAGTTACACTCAAGCTTGAATTACGCTAATGCTgagaaataaaagacagaaacaaacacattttctctggTGACCAAATATCGTCATATGCCTggacatttctgttttcatgtcttgcctttgtgaaacacattttgtgaatgttttctttgtttttcaagagGCAATTTGcataaaatacttttattttctgtatgTGACACAAGTTGAGTAAACTTCAAGTGTCATTTCAAGTATTGCAAGGCTGAGCCAAGTCTCTTCTTTAGTGGAAATCACAATATGGCCATTCTACGTGGCCACAAAACCCATTAGGCAGAAAGCATAAAAAATgctgaggcaaaaaaaaaaaaacaacaaacataacAGCATCCAAAACCTTTGCTCAAACAAAACCTGGACAAAAAGCATTAATTTTCACTTTTGGCCAAACTCCATTTATGTCatgaactcaaaaaaaaaaaaaaacaatatacaAAATGGGATCCAACACAAATTATTCAAGTTTACCAGATGATCTAAGCTTTATAACATTGAAATAAAATTACtggaaaaatcaaaacaaactcacaTGAAGGTCCCAGCTGAATGAGAGGAATGAGAGGGGCTACCTGTGACCCTTCACTTACGACTGAAGACTCCTCGGACTTTCACAGTCCCATTAAATGATTACCTGCTACACTGTGCAATGTGCACGTCACAAACTTGGGTTCAAAGGTCGGTTTAACTGACCTATGTTTACCTCCTTGGGATTATGCAAACTGTTGTTTTGGTGCAGCGTTGGAGTCACTTTGATAGCAATCTCATTTTCTTCTGCTTGCGAGTAGCTCGTAGCAACAGTCACATTGTGTGCAGGGGTTGTGAAGTTATTCTCAGAAAATAAAGTCAG
Above is a window of Salarias fasciatus chromosome 19, fSalaFa1.1, whole genome shotgun sequence DNA encoding:
- the mapre3a gene encoding microtubule-associated protein RP/EB family member 3a isoform X1; protein product: MAVNVYATSVSIDNLSRHDMLAWVNDSLHLTYTKIEQLCSGAAYCQFMDMLFPGCILLKKVKFQAKLEHEFIHNFKVLQAAFKRMSVDKIIPVEKLVKGKFQDNFEFVQWFKKFFDANYDGKEYDPLLARQGQDVAPPPNPGDHFIHRPKRNPGPQRTSPTVPKNMPTPQRVQHTPVMRKNPSLSRNGGSDAEIMELNQQLMELKLTVDGLEKERDFYFSKLRDIELICQEHESENNPVLSKIIDILYATEEGFAPPDDEDLDEQAHLDQDEY
- the mapre3a gene encoding microtubule-associated protein RP/EB family member 3a isoform X2; the encoded protein is MAVNVYATSVSIDNLSRHDMLAWVNDSLHLTYTKIEQLCSGAAYCQFMDMLFPGCILLKKVKFQAKLEHEFIHNFKVLQAAFKRMSVDKIIPVEKLVKGKFQDNFEFVQWFKKFFDANYDGKEYDPLLARQGQDVAPPPNPGPQRTSPTVPKNMPTPQRVQHTPVMRKNPSLSRNGGSDAEIMELNQQLMELKLTVDGLEKERDFYFSKLRDIELICQEHESENNPVLSKIIDILYATEEGFAPPDDEDLDEQAHLDQDEY